A genomic segment from Deltaproteobacteria bacterium encodes:
- a CDS encoding putative toxin-antitoxin system toxin component, PIN family: protein MRVFLNTNVLVSAFATRGLCADVFRTVLAEHELITSEFVLAELERVLTERFGVPEKHVHFIIALLRRYHVEPISEDLPDLIIRDPDDLNIMDAALASNADVVVTGDRDLHDVKDQAGITITDPRGFWNMLKERPRQ from the coding sequence GTGAGGGTTTTCCTGAATACGAATGTACTGGTAAGTGCGTTCGCTACACGTGGCCTATGCGCCGATGTTTTTCGCACCGTTCTCGCCGAACACGAACTGATAACCAGCGAATTCGTTTTGGCTGAGCTCGAACGGGTGTTGACAGAGCGATTTGGGGTACCAGAAAAGCATGTTCATTTCATAATAGCACTTCTCCGTAGATATCACGTTGAGCCCATATCAGAAGACCTCCCCGATTTGATCATCCGTGATCCAGATGATCTAAATATTATGGATGCTGCACTGGCCTCGAATGCAGATGTTGTTGTGACAGGTGACCGCGATTTACACGATGTCAAGGACCAAGCTGGTATCACAATCACAGATCCCCGTGGTTTCTGGAACATGCTTAAGGAACGGCCCCGTCAGTAG
- a CDS encoding pyridoxamine 5'-phosphate oxidase family protein produces the protein MKKMRRKDRAITEEEARALLEKAEYGVLSTVSENGRPYGVPLNFCLIDGCIYFHCALVGQKIDNINHNKFVSFCVVGNTEILPDKFATRYESAIVSGEVEEVFDVNKQLALEGLLRKYSPEFFDKGLKYIEDLKDKTRVFKITINKLTGKARKQ, from the coding sequence ATGAAAAAGATGCGCAGAAAAGACCGTGCTATTACGGAAGAAGAAGCAAGAGCTTTACTGGAAAAAGCTGAATACGGCGTGTTGTCGACGGTTTCAGAAAATGGAAGGCCGTATGGTGTACCTCTTAACTTTTGCTTAATCGATGGCTGTATATATTTTCATTGCGCCCTTGTGGGACAGAAAATTGATAATATCAACCACAACAAATTCGTATCGTTCTGTGTTGTTGGCAATACCGAGATACTACCTGACAAATTTGCTACAAGATATGAGAGTGCAATAGTTTCAGGTGAAGTTGAAGAAGTATTTGATGTGAACAAGCAACTTGCCCTGGAAGGACTATTACGCAAGTATTCTCCTGAATTTTTCGACAAGGGACTTAAATATATTGAGGATTTGAAAGATAAAACTAGAGTATTCAAGATTACTATCAATAAATTAACGGGCAAGGCACGAAAACAGTGA